A genomic segment from Alistipes senegalensis JC50 encodes:
- a CDS encoding tail fiber domain-containing protein, with the protein MKKVLALIVLCFIAFNSHAQLRYQNGYLVYNAMERYNGYMTNWEGWAHCWKFGDRMIKFDLGPADSRVSSNSDKLVLYDTENGGFIDLYARNVYTNSDAASKTNIQSLGNAMATLAQLRPVSFEWADKAHYFKTSRRSTGISNPKEMGFIAQEIEQVLPDIVAVDCEGHRVVNYSALIPLLTKSIQELNSQIETLKAEIEALKSGK; encoded by the coding sequence ATGAAAAAAGTATTAGCATTAATTGTATTGTGTTTCATCGCATTTAATAGCCATGCACAATTAAGATATCAGAATGGTTATTTGGTTTATAACGCTATGGAGCGTTATAACGGATATATGACTAATTGGGAGGGTTGGGCACATTGTTGGAAATTCGGCGATCGGATGATAAAATTCGACCTCGGCCCCGCAGATTCGCGCGTTTCCAGCAACTCCGACAAACTCGTACTCTACGATACGGAGAATGGCGGTTTCATCGACCTGTACGCCCGTAACGTCTATACGAACTCCGATGCCGCTTCGAAAACTAATATCCAGTCGTTAGGTAACGCAATGGCAACCCTTGCGCAACTGCGTCCCGTATCGTTTGAATGGGCCGATAAGGCGCATTATTTCAAGACCAGCCGACGTTCGACGGGTATTTCCAATCCCAAAGAAATGGGATTCATTGCCCAAGAGATCGAGCAGGTACTTCCCGACATCGTGGCCGTGGATTGCGAGGGCCACCGCGTCGTAAATTACAGCGCATTGATTCCTCTGCTTACCAAGTCGATTCAGGAGCTTAACAGCCAGATCGAAACTCTGAAAGCAGAAATCGAAGCGCTCAAATCCGGAAAATAA
- a CDS encoding SusC/RagA family TonB-linked outer membrane protein: protein MKQLYFMLCMALMLLSGMPASAQKSYGISGKVTDQTGNGIAGASVIVKGTTTGTSTGSDGSYSLNVKDGNATLVCSFIGMKSAEAAVNGRTEVNFTLEADAIGLEEVIAIGYGTIRKEEITSSITRVSSDEFLQGSVSNPLQLLQGKVAGLGISKTSGNPSGELSIMLRGISTLAASSAPLIVIDGVAGGSLNAISPEDIESIDVLKDGSAAAIYGTRGTNGVIIINTKRPQSGRVSLEYKGYVTIDRMLDETSDYPDAAELRSLKSRLAKEDSRFDLINDFKGDTDWVREITRTPVSQTHYVSLQGGNARTNYLASVTYNDKQGIYKGSFDESLTAKLSINHAMFDDRLKIALNVSNKIVTQGIVPDDLYMQALSRNPTIPVYNADGSYYENSNGANPVGLLKEQSTENKYDQLMMSGRISIEPVKDLTLSATGIYMGDFNDYAYSTTQKHYSSTMGSTQGQARLSGGHGEDKTLELQADYSRKFDRHTLQATVGYSYNDYIHQSSEMYAYDFPIDGFGAWNIGSANSTLDGTSKLTSYKYRVKLIGFYGRVNYNFDNKYLFMASLRHEGSDKFGKNNRWGTFPAVSAGWRITQEKFMRDVHWVSDLKLRIGYGITGTAPSSAYQYVPLYNFSTAYMGYDGGKWVNGIVPTNNANDDLKWERKKELNVGLDFALFDSRFRGSVDFYNRRTDDLLYTYTVPTPPNITNSILANVGSMRNQGVEVMLSGDLISRKDMALSLSGNFSYNKNKLISLSNDRYTMEYLTLGATGEPMQTYTHRLEDGWAVGNFYGWRVDGLKNSTTWNVVGAENSDPSEDNKTIIGNGMPKMFAALQADYRWKGLDVSVSFRGAFGFDILNAYRMKYETLAWLSSFNVPKSAYQKVGEYYNFAPSIYSDRYIEPGDYVKLDNLTIGYTFDLSQRNKVIRSIRVFCTGMNLLTISGYSGLDPEVAIVGLTPGVDPINKYPNLRSYIIGASFNF, encoded by the coding sequence ATGAAACAACTCTATTTCATGTTATGCATGGCTCTGATGCTGCTGTCCGGCATGCCGGCATCGGCTCAAAAGAGTTACGGCATTTCCGGAAAGGTGACCGATCAGACCGGAAACGGAATTGCCGGGGCATCGGTCATCGTCAAGGGAACTACGACCGGCACCTCGACCGGCAGCGACGGCAGTTACTCGCTGAACGTAAAGGACGGGAATGCAACGCTCGTGTGTTCCTTTATCGGCATGAAGAGTGCCGAAGCCGCTGTAAATGGCCGGACAGAAGTGAACTTCACACTCGAAGCCGATGCCATCGGCCTCGAAGAAGTGATTGCGATCGGTTACGGCACGATCCGCAAAGAGGAGATCACCAGTTCGATCACCCGAGTGTCATCCGATGAATTTTTACAGGGCAGCGTCAGCAATCCGCTCCAACTGCTTCAGGGAAAAGTCGCAGGTCTGGGCATTTCCAAAACATCGGGCAATCCCAGCGGCGAGCTGAGCATCATGCTGCGCGGCATTTCGACGCTGGCAGCCTCTTCGGCACCGCTCATCGTGATCGACGGTGTGGCAGGCGGGTCCCTCAACGCCATTTCACCGGAGGACATCGAATCCATCGATGTTTTGAAGGATGGTTCGGCAGCGGCCATCTACGGAACGCGCGGAACGAACGGCGTGATTATCATCAATACCAAACGTCCGCAGTCGGGACGCGTATCGTTGGAATACAAAGGTTATGTCACCATCGACCGAATGCTCGACGAGACCTCCGACTATCCGGATGCCGCGGAACTCCGCAGCCTGAAATCCCGGCTTGCAAAAGAGGATTCCCGCTTCGACCTGATCAACGATTTCAAGGGCGACACGGACTGGGTCCGGGAGATTACCCGCACGCCGGTCAGCCAGACGCACTACGTTTCGCTCCAAGGCGGAAATGCCCGGACGAATTACCTCGCCTCGGTAACCTACAACGACAAACAAGGTATCTACAAGGGCTCTTTCGACGAGTCGTTGACCGCCAAACTCAGCATCAACCACGCCATGTTCGACGACCGGCTCAAGATCGCCCTGAATGTCAGTAACAAAATCGTGACACAGGGGATCGTTCCGGACGATCTCTATATGCAGGCGCTCAGCCGGAACCCGACCATCCCGGTCTACAACGCCGACGGCTCCTATTATGAAAACAGCAACGGTGCCAACCCGGTAGGCTTACTGAAAGAGCAGAGCACCGAAAACAAATACGACCAGCTGATGATGTCGGGACGGATTTCGATCGAGCCGGTCAAGGACCTGACGCTCAGTGCTACGGGTATTTACATGGGCGACTTCAACGATTACGCTTACAGCACGACCCAAAAGCATTATTCATCGACGATGGGCAGCACGCAGGGACAGGCCCGACTCTCCGGGGGCCACGGCGAAGACAAAACACTCGAATTGCAGGCCGACTATTCGCGCAAATTCGACCGCCATACGTTGCAGGCAACCGTCGGATACAGTTACAATGACTATATCCACCAATCTTCCGAAATGTATGCCTACGATTTCCCGATCGACGGATTCGGCGCATGGAATATCGGTTCGGCGAATTCGACGCTCGATGGCACCTCGAAGCTGACCAGCTACAAATACCGGGTCAAGCTGATCGGCTTCTACGGCCGTGTGAACTATAATTTCGACAATAAATACCTTTTTATGGCGAGCCTGCGCCATGAGGGAAGCGATAAGTTCGGAAAGAACAACCGTTGGGGTACTTTCCCGGCCGTAAGTGCCGGATGGCGGATCACGCAGGAAAAGTTCATGCGGGATGTACACTGGGTTTCCGATCTCAAATTACGGATCGGATACGGCATAACCGGCACCGCACCCTCGTCTGCCTACCAATATGTACCGCTATACAACTTCAGTACGGCGTACATGGGATATGACGGAGGTAAATGGGTAAACGGCATCGTCCCGACGAACAACGCGAACGATGATCTGAAATGGGAACGGAAGAAGGAACTTAACGTCGGTCTGGATTTCGCTCTTTTCGACAGTCGGTTCCGGGGCAGTGTCGATTTTTACAACCGTCGCACCGACGACCTGCTCTACACCTACACGGTCCCGACACCTCCCAATATCACCAATTCAATCCTGGCCAACGTGGGTTCGATGCGCAACCAGGGTGTCGAGGTGATGCTTTCCGGCGACCTGATCTCCCGCAAAGATATGGCGCTGTCGCTCAGCGGAAATTTCTCGTACAATAAGAACAAGCTGATCTCTCTTTCCAATGACAGGTACACGATGGAATACCTGACGCTCGGGGCGACCGGGGAGCCCATGCAAACCTATACGCACCGGCTTGAAGACGGTTGGGCCGTCGGCAACTTTTACGGATGGCGTGTCGATGGGCTGAAGAACAGCACGACATGGAATGTTGTCGGAGCCGAGAACTCGGACCCGAGCGAAGACAATAAGACCATTATCGGTAACGGTATGCCTAAAATGTTCGCCGCCTTGCAGGCCGATTATCGCTGGAAGGGACTTGACGTATCGGTGTCCTTTCGCGGAGCCTTCGGCTTCGATATTCTGAACGCCTACCGGATGAAGTATGAAACACTCGCCTGGCTGTCGAGTTTCAACGTGCCGAAGTCGGCCTATCAGAAGGTCGGAGAGTATTACAATTTCGCGCCGTCGATCTATTCGGACCGTTATATCGAGCCGGGCGATTATGTCAAACTCGACAATCTGACCATCGGTTACACATTCGATCTTTCGCAGCGCAACAAGGTGATACGCAGCATCCGGGTCTTCTGTACGGGCATGAACCTGCTTACGATCAGCGGCTATTCCGGCCTGGACCCCGAAGTGGCGATCGTCGGCCTCACACCCGGCGTGGACCCGATCAACAAATACCCTAACCTGCGTTCATACATCATCGGTGCATCGTTTAACTTCTAA
- a CDS encoding carbohydrate kinase family protein, producing the protein MYSKPLVIGIGEFLWDVLPTGRKAGGAPVNFAYHASQNGVEGWAVSAVGNDDAGRDLLALTDSYGIRTLVATVNKPTGTVDVALCDGQPSYTIHEHVAWDYIPLTEEMLSLAHRAGAICFGTLAQRCEVSHRTTCAMVEAVPAEAYRIYDINLRQHFYSKELIDRSLRMANVLKINDDELVRLQKMFALPEDTDVACRKLAEQYALRMVVLTGGDRFSSIYTSDRTSVLPTPRVKVVDTVGAGDAFSGSLIGALLTGRTIEEAHRTAVETAAYVCTCAGAWPPPRE; encoded by the coding sequence ATGTATTCCAAACCCCTTGTTATCGGTATCGGCGAATTTCTGTGGGATGTCTTGCCTACTGGCCGCAAAGCCGGAGGAGCCCCCGTGAATTTTGCCTATCACGCCTCGCAGAACGGTGTCGAAGGCTGGGCAGTCAGCGCTGTCGGCAATGACGATGCCGGACGCGATCTGTTGGCGCTCACCGACAGTTATGGCATTCGTACGCTTGTCGCCACAGTGAATAAACCGACCGGAACCGTCGATGTCGCGCTTTGCGACGGCCAGCCTTCCTACACGATTCACGAACATGTCGCATGGGACTATATTCCGCTCACGGAAGAGATGCTGTCTCTGGCGCACCGAGCCGGTGCCATCTGTTTCGGCACGCTGGCACAGCGCTGTGAAGTTTCGCATCGGACCACCTGCGCCATGGTCGAAGCCGTCCCGGCCGAAGCCTATCGCATATACGATATCAACCTGCGTCAGCATTTCTATTCGAAAGAGCTGATCGACCGGTCGCTCCGTATGGCGAACGTGCTGAAAATAAACGATGACGAACTCGTCCGGTTACAGAAGATGTTCGCGCTGCCGGAAGATACGGACGTTGCATGCCGCAAGTTGGCGGAACAATATGCACTTCGTATGGTCGTGCTTACCGGAGGGGATCGTTTTAGTTCCATCTATACAAGCGACCGCACCTCCGTGCTGCCGACTCCTCGGGTGAAGGTCGTCGATACCGTTGGTGCGGGCGATGCCTTCTCGGGAAGCCTGATCGGAGCATTGCTTACAGGCCGGACGATCGAGGAAGCGCACCGGACGGCCGTTGAAACCGCGGCTTATGTCTGCACCTGCGCAGGCGCATGGCCTCCGCCCCGAGAATAA
- a CDS encoding glycoside hydrolase family 172 protein, with protein sequence MKRLTTILMALGTIGCGTHGSPSDAASQVTMASLLDEMISYDAVAGYPAVDYRAAQVSSYDRRTVAPHEPGWFANDDGAGFERLDTIRGRVEKVLFDEKGPGAITRIWMTTNDKRGTLRFYFDGADTPEIEIPAYDMARFPATVGTALSLTHTHYEDELSKTGGNTFFLPLPYARSCRITLEEPDYTVKIPRYYHIGYRTYANGTNVRTFSLREVRKFADRIAEVNRKLLSPETYTDGTECTRTVTPMSNGTTSLHLPDGNKAIRSLTITLSEFDPADLAEIMQQTWLRIDFDGTRCVWCPLDCFFGAGTGAPVSSNWYVSSDGKGSFTSRWVMPYAEHADLRIEKKTDIPFTAVITGYVDDFDRTAQTLYFHATYHDETGIPVNNDYNSPDNLDWNFTTITGRGVYCGDVLSLYNHCPDWYGEGDEKIWIDNDTFPSFMGTGTEDYYNCSWAPVVPFATPFGGAPRADETSSHGHNTFVRTRNLDVMPFGQRLRFDLEMLSWNPGAVDYRAAAFWYGTAASAATEKN encoded by the coding sequence ATGAAACGACTGACTACGATCTTAATGGCGCTCGGCACCATAGGCTGCGGAACGCACGGCAGTCCCTCGGACGCTGCTTCACAGGTGACGATGGCGTCACTGTTGGATGAAATGATTTCATACGACGCAGTGGCCGGTTATCCGGCCGTGGATTACCGTGCGGCTCAGGTCAGCAGCTACGACCGCCGTACCGTTGCCCCTCATGAACCCGGCTGGTTCGCCAACGACGACGGAGCCGGATTCGAACGGCTCGACACGATTCGCGGCCGTGTCGAAAAGGTGCTCTTCGATGAAAAGGGGCCCGGGGCCATAACGCGCATCTGGATGACGACCAACGATAAACGGGGAACGCTGCGATTCTATTTCGACGGAGCGGACACGCCAGAAATCGAGATTCCGGCTTATGACATGGCTCGCTTTCCGGCAACTGTCGGTACGGCCCTTTCGCTGACACATACGCATTATGAAGACGAACTTTCCAAAACCGGCGGCAACACGTTCTTTCTGCCCCTGCCCTATGCCCGATCCTGCCGTATCACACTCGAAGAGCCCGACTACACGGTCAAAATACCCCGATACTATCATATCGGATACAGAACCTACGCCAACGGAACGAATGTTCGGACTTTCTCGTTGAGAGAAGTGCGCAAGTTTGCGGACAGGATTGCGGAAGTGAACCGCAAACTGCTGTCACCCGAAACGTATACCGACGGAACGGAGTGTACCCGGACAGTCACCCCGATGTCGAACGGCACCACGTCGCTGCACCTGCCCGACGGAAACAAGGCGATCCGGTCGTTGACCATAACGCTCTCGGAATTCGATCCGGCAGATCTTGCCGAGATCATGCAGCAGACCTGGCTGCGTATCGATTTCGACGGCACACGCTGTGTGTGGTGTCCTTTGGACTGTTTCTTCGGAGCCGGCACCGGTGCACCGGTTTCATCGAACTGGTACGTCTCATCCGACGGCAAAGGCTCCTTTACGAGTCGTTGGGTGATGCCTTATGCGGAACATGCGGACCTGCGTATCGAAAAAAAGACCGATATTCCCTTTACAGCCGTAATCACGGGCTATGTCGATGATTTCGACCGTACAGCGCAGACACTCTATTTCCATGCGACTTACCACGATGAAACGGGTATTCCGGTCAACAATGATTATAATTCGCCGGACAATCTCGACTGGAATTTTACGACCATAACCGGTCGCGGGGTCTATTGCGGCGATGTGCTGTCGCTTTACAACCACTGTCCCGACTGGTACGGTGAGGGCGACGAAAAGATCTGGATCGACAACGATACGTTCCCGTCGTTCATGGGTACTGGAACGGAAGACTATTACAACTGTTCCTGGGCGCCTGTGGTGCCGTTCGCAACGCCGTTCGGCGGCGCTCCCCGGGCCGATGAAACATCGTCGCACGGACACAATACCTTCGTCCGAACCCGCAATCTGGATGTAATGCCTTTCGGGCAACGGTTGCGTTTCGACCTGGAAATGCTGAGCTGGAATCCCGGTGCGGTCGATTACCGGGCAGCAGCTTTCTGGTACGGGACGGCAGCGTCTGCGGCAACGGAGAAAAATTAA
- a CDS encoding tetratricopeptide repeat protein yields the protein MKRFIYVCAFFLCLCSCSESKYIAEELERTQEIINDYPDSALHSLQAIVPGSIRKKSTKAHYGLLYSLALDKTGQTIDTDSMLRPAVNYFMRKGTNRQKFLSWYCLGRMEYSTNNYQKATESYLKALEYRDIIDDPYLIGVCNFVLGELNLKQNNYQRALFYYQEAYENYQAANKTKHQVSAKIAIAAVYYMENEDDNALRDYREALNLSEQFGYKDFQVYCLRCLIGILSNKGVTNETNDYVGRFLQLSDDLSPNDCCVLGEYYLRINKPDSAEYYLNAAISANIGGPRENDAAAKILLAEAYTLNEDYRAACYMQKECLALCDSIHLSYMNNSAAETELRYKDERLEFERYRSSVRQNVIYIIALVSVIAICGIIYIFYRRNKMQKQRIEEYLTLIEELNKTKLQIPDAAKISELLNTRFQVLKELAKTYYEFENSPALTKKVKGILSEKILDKTIISDLENTLNQQYDNVISNFKSEYPKIKPCFVELLCLLYAGFSPQQISVITNETLKTIYMRKFHLKKKIIASHITTKDVILNIIS from the coding sequence ATGAAACGATTTATTTATGTTTGCGCCTTTTTTCTATGCTTGTGTTCATGTTCCGAGAGCAAATACATAGCCGAAGAACTAGAACGCACGCAGGAAATAATTAACGATTACCCAGACAGTGCGTTACACTCCTTGCAAGCTATCGTCCCCGGCAGTATTCGCAAAAAATCGACTAAAGCACATTATGGGCTGCTTTATTCGCTGGCGTTGGATAAAACAGGACAAACCATAGATACCGATTCGATGCTCCGTCCTGCAGTAAACTATTTCATGCGCAAAGGCACGAACCGACAAAAGTTCCTTTCTTGGTATTGTCTGGGGCGCATGGAATACAGCACAAATAATTATCAGAAAGCAACCGAATCATATCTTAAAGCGTTGGAGTATCGGGATATAATAGATGATCCTTACCTAATCGGAGTATGTAACTTCGTGTTAGGAGAATTGAATTTGAAGCAGAATAATTATCAAAGGGCTTTGTTTTATTATCAAGAAGCCTACGAAAACTATCAGGCTGCAAATAAAACCAAACACCAAGTCAGCGCTAAAATTGCCATTGCCGCTGTTTACTACATGGAGAACGAAGACGACAACGCGCTCCGGGATTATCGAGAAGCATTGAATCTATCCGAACAATTCGGGTATAAGGATTTTCAGGTGTACTGCCTGCGTTGTTTAATCGGGATTCTTTCGAACAAAGGCGTAACCAACGAAACCAACGATTATGTAGGCCGTTTTCTCCAGTTGTCGGATGATTTATCGCCGAATGATTGCTGTGTTTTGGGGGAATATTATTTGCGTATCAATAAACCGGACAGCGCCGAATATTATTTGAACGCAGCGATTTCAGCCAATATTGGAGGGCCGCGCGAAAACGATGCGGCAGCTAAAATTCTCCTTGCCGAAGCCTATACGCTAAATGAGGATTACCGAGCGGCCTGCTATATGCAGAAGGAGTGTCTTGCTTTATGTGATTCGATACATTTAAGCTATATGAATAATTCTGCGGCTGAAACCGAACTGCGATATAAAGACGAACGCTTGGAATTTGAACGCTATCGCTCCAGTGTAAGACAAAATGTAATTTATATTATCGCTTTGGTTTCAGTCATAGCGATCTGCGGCATTATTTATATCTTCTACCGCAGAAATAAGATGCAGAAACAAAGAATCGAGGAATATCTGACGCTGATTGAAGAACTAAATAAGACCAAATTGCAAATACCCGATGCCGCAAAAATTAGTGAACTGCTTAATACGCGCTTTCAAGTCCTGAAAGAACTTGCAAAAACCTATTACGAGTTTGAAAATTCCCCGGCTCTTACCAAGAAAGTCAAAGGCATTTTATCCGAAAAGATTTTGGATAAAACGATAATATCGGATTTAGAGAATACCCTAAATCAACAATACGATAATGTGATTTCTAATTTCAAGTCCGAATATCCGAAAATCAAGCCATGTTTCGTGGAATTGCTATGCCTGCTCTATGCCGGATTTTCACCGCAACAGATAAGCGTTATTACCAATGAAACGCTAAAAACAATATACATGCGGAAGTTCCATTTGAAAAAGAAAATAATAGCTTCGCATATTACAACCAAAGATGTGATTCTCAATATTATTTCGTAA
- a CDS encoding sugar porter family MFS transporter has protein sequence MKNKLLLFGCVFAASFGAFVVGLNLGGISGALEFITAEFDLSAMTMGLVTSAIMIGCLIGALLGGRYSDKYGRKNMLVISAVILTLSAAGCALASNAAWLIAARFLGGCGMGVLSAVIPIYISEISPAKWRGTFVSFYQLFIVIGILAAYCADFGMISWGNNWRWMLGLPLLFAAGNLLMLLFLPESPRWLIRQGEYEAARKAIARMGISSEDAAVMLETPKASQKGGPKLSELFRGSTAYIVLLGSLLAVFQQITGINVIINYAPEILRQTGIGGDTALMQAIYVGIVNFLFTIVAVWLVDRLGRKKLLLWGCAGLVASLAYLTYAFAQPQPDSIGILIALLVYIAFFAVSLSPLMFVVTAEIYPSAIRGTAMALSTGISWACAFLVVQFFPVMLESFGAAIVFAGFGLLCLAAWLFICIWIPETKGRSLEEIEKQLLKKE, from the coding sequence ATGAAGAACAAGTTACTGCTATTCGGGTGTGTCTTTGCCGCCTCGTTCGGGGCATTCGTAGTCGGGCTTAATTTGGGAGGAATTTCCGGAGCGCTCGAATTCATTACCGCCGAGTTCGATCTTTCGGCCATGACCATGGGGCTCGTGACGAGCGCCATTATGATTGGCTGCCTGATAGGAGCATTGCTGGGAGGGCGTTACAGCGATAAATACGGCCGCAAAAACATGCTGGTCATTTCCGCCGTCATATTGACACTGTCGGCCGCCGGATGTGCTCTGGCAAGCAATGCCGCATGGCTGATTGCAGCCCGTTTCCTGGGCGGCTGCGGCATGGGAGTCCTCTCGGCCGTAATACCTATTTATATATCCGAAATATCCCCTGCCAAATGGCGCGGCACGTTCGTTTCGTTTTACCAGTTATTCATCGTTATCGGCATTCTTGCTGCCTATTGCGCCGATTTCGGGATGATTTCGTGGGGAAACAACTGGCGCTGGATGCTCGGATTGCCGTTGTTGTTCGCAGCGGGCAATCTGCTGATGCTGTTGTTTCTGCCCGAAAGTCCGCGTTGGCTGATCAGACAGGGGGAATATGAGGCTGCCCGAAAAGCCATCGCCCGCATGGGGATTTCTTCCGAAGATGCGGCAGTCATGCTTGAAACGCCGAAAGCTTCGCAGAAAGGCGGGCCCAAATTATCCGAATTATTCCGCGGATCGACGGCATACATCGTCCTGCTGGGTTCGTTGCTCGCCGTATTCCAGCAAATCACCGGAATCAACGTTATCATCAATTACGCCCCTGAAATATTGCGGCAGACCGGTATCGGCGGAGATACGGCGCTTATGCAAGCCATCTATGTCGGAATAGTGAACTTTCTGTTCACGATAGTCGCCGTATGGCTGGTGGACCGTCTGGGCCGCAAGAAACTGCTTCTGTGGGGGTGTGCCGGATTGGTCGCATCGCTGGCGTACCTGACCTATGCCTTCGCTCAGCCGCAGCCTGACAGTATCGGGATTCTGATCGCCCTGCTTGTTTACATCGCGTTCTTTGCGGTGTCGCTTTCCCCGCTTATGTTCGTCGTTACAGCCGAAATATATCCCTCGGCCATCCGGGGCACAGCCATGGCGCTTTCAACGGGGATCAGCTGGGCCTGCGCATTTCTGGTCGTGCAGTTCTTTCCCGTCATGTTGGAGAGTTTCGGTGCGGCAATCGTTTTTGCCGGATTCGGACTCCTTTGCTTGGCTGCCTGGCTGTTTATCTGCATCTGGATTCCCGAAACCAAAGGGCGTTCGCTCGAAGAAATTGAAAAACAACTGCTAAAAAAAGAGTAA
- a CDS encoding S8 family peptidase has translation MKRILNIIGIFFLSIIVFTSCQKSPEELNEGSPQTRAAGVTGTYYWYNGEKIYLTPKNDKQFILFKTSDANSLSSLFTASAPGTSKAETSMQKVVLSSHLEPIDENNSLPAEDYSWATISTNDLNAAKSSAIIYSAPYFTLPDGKEAGLSHLFYVKVKSIKDLRTLQQFAEENKVTILGRNGYMRDWYTLSCTNESAGNALDMANIFYETGLFEACQPDLMCDDDLYAVVNDPLYSSQWHLKNTATAGVDINFENARAESLGSENIIVAVVDHGIQLDHPDLNVHTISYDSETGTRPSKVYGTHGTNCSGFISAKTNNGIGIASIAPNCKLMSISNTLMGNPDSRQKRADAINFACNNGAAVISNSWGSSVKYQVIDDAISNALRNGRSGKGCVVVFASGNDYQSTVGYPANCNPEVIAVGAISSSGMRASFSNYGSALDVVAPGEDVITTTTNSGYSSAISGTSFACPLVAGVAALVLSVNPDLTQKQVADIIESTAKKCGNYSYTTQSGHTNGTWNNQMGYGLVDAYAAVIKAKNTGSTVYFNDKTVTTDTVISGDEISATNVTVKNNAKLTFTNAKSIIITQPFTVELTSSLELSLQ, from the coding sequence ATGAAAAGAATACTGAATATAATCGGTATTTTCTTTCTGTCGATAATAGTATTCACCAGTTGCCAGAAGTCGCCGGAAGAACTGAACGAGGGTTCTCCGCAAACGAGGGCCGCGGGTGTAACTGGAACCTATTATTGGTATAACGGAGAGAAAATTTACCTGACCCCGAAAAATGATAAACAGTTCATCCTTTTTAAAACATCGGATGCCAATAGTTTATCATCGCTCTTTACAGCGTCCGCACCGGGCACAAGCAAGGCGGAAACTTCTATGCAGAAAGTTGTTCTTTCATCTCATTTGGAGCCAATCGACGAAAACAACTCTTTGCCTGCGGAGGATTATAGTTGGGCTACGATTTCCACAAATGATTTAAACGCAGCGAAATCATCAGCTATAATTTATTCTGCCCCCTATTTCACGTTACCCGACGGAAAAGAAGCGGGATTGAGCCATCTATTTTATGTAAAAGTGAAATCTATAAAAGATTTGCGTACTCTCCAACAGTTCGCCGAAGAAAACAAAGTGACGATACTCGGCAGAAACGGATATATGCGTGACTGGTACACGCTTTCCTGCACCAATGAATCCGCAGGCAATGCGTTGGACATGGCTAACATATTTTATGAAACCGGGCTTTTCGAGGCTTGTCAGCCGGATTTGATGTGTGACGATGACTTATATGCCGTGGTAAACGATCCGCTTTACAGTTCGCAGTGGCATTTGAAAAACACGGCGACCGCTGGAGTAGACATTAACTTCGAAAACGCGCGGGCAGAAAGTTTAGGATCTGAAAACATTATTGTCGCTGTTGTCGATCATGGAATACAGTTAGATCACCCCGATTTGAATGTCCACACAATCAGCTACGACAGTGAAACCGGAACTCGTCCGAGCAAGGTTTATGGCACTCATGGGACTAATTGTTCTGGATTTATCAGTGCTAAAACCAATAATGGAATCGGCATCGCTTCAATAGCTCCTAACTGCAAACTGATGTCTATAAGTAATACGCTTATGGGAAATCCCGACAGTCGGCAGAAAAGGGCCGATGCAATCAATTTTGCCTGCAATAATGGCGCTGCCGTTATTTCGAATTCATGGGGTTCTTCGGTCAAATACCAAGTCATTGACGATGCTATTTCCAATGCGTTGAGAAACGGACGTTCGGGAAAGGGGTGCGTCGTTGTGTTTGCATCAGGCAATGATTATCAATCGACCGTTGGTTATCCGGCAAATTGTAATCCCGAAGTTATAGCGGTGGGTGCAATCAGCAGCAGCGGTATGCGGGCATCGTTCAGCAATTATGGTTCTGCTCTGGATGTTGTTGCACCGGGTGAGGATGTTATTACAACCACCACTAATAGCGGTTATTCATCCGCCATTAGCGGGACTTCGTTTGCTTGTCCGCTTGTCGCAGGGGTTGCCGCATTGGTTCTTTCCGTAAATCCGGATTTGACGCAAAAGCAGGTTGCGGATATTATCGAAAGTACGGCTAAAAAGTGTGGCAACTATTCCTATACGACCCAATCGGGCCACACCAACGGAACTTGGAACAACCAAATGGGCTATGGTTTGGTAGATGCTTACGCCGCTGTTATAAAGGCAAAAAACACAGGTTCTACCGTCTATTTCAACGACAAGACGGTAACAACCGATACTGTTATTTCGGGTGATGAGATTTCCGCGACGAACGTAACCGTTAAGAATAATGCCAAGCTGACGTTTACCAACGCCAAGAGCATTATTATCACACAACCTTTTACCGTCGAACTCACTTCGTCATTAGAACTTTCCTTACAGTAA